From the Primulina tabacum isolate GXHZ01 chromosome 3, ASM2559414v2, whole genome shotgun sequence genome, one window contains:
- the LOC142540047 gene encoding protein MULTIPOLAR SPINDLE 1-like isoform X1, with translation MAIAILNSRRHPSSVATANKVQSQTSCSNVSESDAIKWKRKSKQRKEEIMRLKEDLKLAEDGMHHDVFPENMMCKCYFFDDLGDSSPKNTTNGAGSDQKRFGDVLQRRFLRQVRLSERKRKRDDCSSERSCISDFFSENKMEQLRASVDFLVELCENSSVARVEEGNFKNWSHQAVDFILATLEALSSKGNIDETVDSIVSSLVLRLTRRMCDGSLGDESRHCQNNLQFYIQHLLRKLGTDPYVGQRVILSVSQRISLVAEILLFMDPFDRAFPKMHNCLYIMFELIEFLISDCLISWSTGQEFDLRILEDWVASIFHARKALELLEGRNALYMLYMDRIMGDLTRQLGRISSVRKLQPDVLTKLFG, from the exons ATGGCAATCGCCATTCTCAATTCCCGACGCCATCCTTCTTCTGTTGCTACTGCTAATAAAGTTCAGTCTCAAACTTCTTGCAGCAATGTCTCTGAATCAGACGCAATCAAATGGAAACGAAAG TCTAAACAGCGGAAAGAGGAAATTATGAGGCTTAAGGAAGATCTCAAACTTGCTGAAG ATGGGATGCATCATGATGTCTTTCCGGAAAACATGATGTGCAAATGCTATTTCTTCGATGATTTGGGGGATAGTAGTCCTAAGAATACTACAAACGGAGCTGGATCTGATCAGAAGAGATTCGGTGATGTACTTCAGCGGAGATTTCTTAGACAAG TGAGATTAAGTGAACGGAAGAGGAAAAGAGATGATTGCTCATCAGAGAGATCATGCATCTCAG ATTTTTTCAGTGAAAATAAAATGGAGCAACTGAGAGCTTCGGTAGATTTTCTTGTGGAGCTTTGTGAGAATTCCTCTGTGGCCAGA GTAGAGGAGGGAAATTTTAAGAATTGGTCTCACCAAGCTGTTGACTTTATTCTTG CCACACTTGAAGCTCTATCATCAAAAGGAAATATTGACGAGACTGTTGATAGCATTGTTAGTAGCTTAGTCCTGCGTTTGACACGAAGGATGTGCGATGGGTCACTAGGAGATG aGTCCCGTCATTGTCAAAATAATCTCCAGTTTTATATTCAGCATTTATTGCGTAAGCTTGGAACCGATCCTTATGTTGGCCAACGCGTGATCCTTTCAGTTTCTCAGAGAATTTCTCTAGTTGCAGAAATTTTACTCTTCATGGATCCATTTGATCGTGCCTTCCCCAAAATGCATAATTGCCTGTACATAAT GTTCGAGCTCATTGAGTTTTTGATTTCAGACTGTTTAATTTCTTGGTCAACCGgtcaagaatttgatttaa GGATTTTAGAAGATTGGGTTGCATCCATTTTCCATGCCCGAAAAGCGTTGGAGCTGTTGGAGGGCAGAAATGCACTATACATGCTGTATATGGATCGGATCATGGGAGATTTAACCCGACAACTGGGTCGGATTTCTTCTGTTCGTAAACTACAACCAGACGTCCTTACTAAGTTGTTTGGCTGA
- the LOC142540047 gene encoding protein MULTIPOLAR SPINDLE 1-like isoform X3 — MAIAILNSRRHPSSVATANKVQSQTSCSNVSESDAIKWKRKSKQRKEEIMRLKEDLKLAEDGMHHDVFPENMMCKCYFFDDLGDSSPKNTTNGAGSDQKRFGDVLQRRFLRQVRLSERKRKRDDCSSERSCISDFFSENKMEQLRASVDFLVELCENSSVARVEEGNFKNWSHQAVDFILESRHCQNNLQFYIQHLLRKLGTDPYVGQRVILSVSQRISLVAEILLFMDPFDRAFPKMHNCLYIMFELIEFLISDCLISWSTGQEFDLRILEDWVASIFHARKALELLEGRNALYMLYMDRIMGDLTRQLGRISSVRKLQPDVLTKLFG; from the exons ATGGCAATCGCCATTCTCAATTCCCGACGCCATCCTTCTTCTGTTGCTACTGCTAATAAAGTTCAGTCTCAAACTTCTTGCAGCAATGTCTCTGAATCAGACGCAATCAAATGGAAACGAAAG TCTAAACAGCGGAAAGAGGAAATTATGAGGCTTAAGGAAGATCTCAAACTTGCTGAAG ATGGGATGCATCATGATGTCTTTCCGGAAAACATGATGTGCAAATGCTATTTCTTCGATGATTTGGGGGATAGTAGTCCTAAGAATACTACAAACGGAGCTGGATCTGATCAGAAGAGATTCGGTGATGTACTTCAGCGGAGATTTCTTAGACAAG TGAGATTAAGTGAACGGAAGAGGAAAAGAGATGATTGCTCATCAGAGAGATCATGCATCTCAG ATTTTTTCAGTGAAAATAAAATGGAGCAACTGAGAGCTTCGGTAGATTTTCTTGTGGAGCTTTGTGAGAATTCCTCTGTGGCCAGA GTAGAGGAGGGAAATTTTAAGAATTGGTCTCACCAAGCTGTTGACTTTATTCTTG aGTCCCGTCATTGTCAAAATAATCTCCAGTTTTATATTCAGCATTTATTGCGTAAGCTTGGAACCGATCCTTATGTTGGCCAACGCGTGATCCTTTCAGTTTCTCAGAGAATTTCTCTAGTTGCAGAAATTTTACTCTTCATGGATCCATTTGATCGTGCCTTCCCCAAAATGCATAATTGCCTGTACATAAT GTTCGAGCTCATTGAGTTTTTGATTTCAGACTGTTTAATTTCTTGGTCAACCGgtcaagaatttgatttaa GGATTTTAGAAGATTGGGTTGCATCCATTTTCCATGCCCGAAAAGCGTTGGAGCTGTTGGAGGGCAGAAATGCACTATACATGCTGTATATGGATCGGATCATGGGAGATTTAACCCGACAACTGGGTCGGATTTCTTCTGTTCGTAAACTACAACCAGACGTCCTTACTAAGTTGTTTGGCTGA
- the LOC142540047 gene encoding protein MULTIPOLAR SPINDLE 1-like isoform X2, whose protein sequence is MAIAILNSRRHPSSVATANKVQSQTSCSNVSESDAIKWKRKSKQRKEEIMRLKEDLKLAEDGMHHDVFPENMMCKCYFFDDLGDSSPKNTTNGAGSDQKRFGDVLQRRFLRQVRLSERKRKRDDCSSERSCISDFFSENKMEQLRASVDFLVELCENSSVARVEEGNFKNWSHQAVDFILATLEALSSKGNIDETVDSIVSSLVLRLTRRMCDGSLGDVSQRISLVAEILLFMDPFDRAFPKMHNCLYIMFELIEFLISDCLISWSTGQEFDLRILEDWVASIFHARKALELLEGRNALYMLYMDRIMGDLTRQLGRISSVRKLQPDVLTKLFG, encoded by the exons ATGGCAATCGCCATTCTCAATTCCCGACGCCATCCTTCTTCTGTTGCTACTGCTAATAAAGTTCAGTCTCAAACTTCTTGCAGCAATGTCTCTGAATCAGACGCAATCAAATGGAAACGAAAG TCTAAACAGCGGAAAGAGGAAATTATGAGGCTTAAGGAAGATCTCAAACTTGCTGAAG ATGGGATGCATCATGATGTCTTTCCGGAAAACATGATGTGCAAATGCTATTTCTTCGATGATTTGGGGGATAGTAGTCCTAAGAATACTACAAACGGAGCTGGATCTGATCAGAAGAGATTCGGTGATGTACTTCAGCGGAGATTTCTTAGACAAG TGAGATTAAGTGAACGGAAGAGGAAAAGAGATGATTGCTCATCAGAGAGATCATGCATCTCAG ATTTTTTCAGTGAAAATAAAATGGAGCAACTGAGAGCTTCGGTAGATTTTCTTGTGGAGCTTTGTGAGAATTCCTCTGTGGCCAGA GTAGAGGAGGGAAATTTTAAGAATTGGTCTCACCAAGCTGTTGACTTTATTCTTG CCACACTTGAAGCTCTATCATCAAAAGGAAATATTGACGAGACTGTTGATAGCATTGTTAGTAGCTTAGTCCTGCGTTTGACACGAAGGATGTGCGATGGGTCACTAGGAGATG TTTCTCAGAGAATTTCTCTAGTTGCAGAAATTTTACTCTTCATGGATCCATTTGATCGTGCCTTCCCCAAAATGCATAATTGCCTGTACATAAT GTTCGAGCTCATTGAGTTTTTGATTTCAGACTGTTTAATTTCTTGGTCAACCGgtcaagaatttgatttaa GGATTTTAGAAGATTGGGTTGCATCCATTTTCCATGCCCGAAAAGCGTTGGAGCTGTTGGAGGGCAGAAATGCACTATACATGCTGTATATGGATCGGATCATGGGAGATTTAACCCGACAACTGGGTCGGATTTCTTCTGTTCGTAAACTACAACCAGACGTCCTTACTAAGTTGTTTGGCTGA